The following are encoded together in the Serratia nematodiphila DZ0503SBS1 genome:
- a CDS encoding NADPH-dependent FMN reductase, with protein sequence MTHIIGISGSLRSASFNHSLLQAAVQLAPESVTLDVRRINGIPLYDADVEVKSGIPASVVELKEAIAVADGVLLATPEYNNGIPGVFKNAIDWVSRPDSDIRRVFGGKPFALIGASPGGFGTILSQEAWLPVLRALGTRPWFGGRLLVSHANQQFDVDGNLTDESTRLRLEGFLSGFVEFIRSNEPSIR encoded by the coding sequence ATGACCCATATCATTGGAATTTCAGGAAGTCTTCGCAGCGCTTCCTTTAACCATTCACTTCTTCAGGCTGCTGTGCAATTGGCACCCGAGAGCGTGACTCTGGATGTTCGTCGAATCAATGGGATACCGCTTTATGATGCTGATGTTGAAGTTAAATCTGGCATTCCCGCTTCTGTTGTCGAATTGAAGGAGGCGATCGCGGTAGCCGATGGCGTGCTCCTTGCCACCCCTGAGTACAATAATGGTATTCCAGGGGTATTCAAAAACGCCATTGATTGGGTTTCGCGTCCAGACAGCGATATACGACGCGTTTTCGGCGGAAAACCTTTCGCCTTGATTGGTGCATCGCCGGGGGGATTTGGCACAATCCTATCTCAGGAAGCTTGGCTACCCGTGTTGCGAGCACTTGGAACCCGACCTTGGTTCGGCGGACGGCTTCTCGTTTCCCACGCCAACCAACAATTCGACGTCGATGGCAATCTGACCGACGAGTCGACGCGTCTTCGCTTGGAGGGATTCTTGAGTGGGTTCGTGGAGTTTATTCGTTCGAACGAGCCTTCCAT
- a CDS encoding hydrolase yields the protein MTSESIRDPKADHLLTPENCVFIVIDYQPIQVSSIRSMDQKELVFNITHSIKAVKNYNVPIIHSAVNIATGLNKPPIKEIMALLPNDPVIDRTTVNAWEDVEFKQAVQATGRRKLIMTALWTEVCLAFPALDALREGYEVYVVADAIGGTSVAAHELALRRVEQAGGKLISKTQLWCELQRDWARQETVPGFMDVFENWDGFNPEKDFKG from the coding sequence ATGACCAGTGAATCTATCCGTGATCCTAAGGCTGACCACCTCCTGACCCCTGAGAACTGCGTGTTCATCGTGATCGACTATCAACCCATTCAGGTGAGTTCGATCCGTTCGATGGACCAAAAGGAATTGGTTTTCAACATCACCCATAGCATTAAAGCTGTGAAGAATTATAACGTACCTATTATTCATTCGGCGGTAAATATTGCGACGGGCTTAAACAAACCGCCAATTAAAGAGATCATGGCGCTACTCCCTAATGACCCCGTTATTGATCGTACGACGGTTAATGCCTGGGAAGACGTCGAATTCAAGCAGGCAGTGCAGGCAACTGGACGGCGGAAGTTGATCATGACGGCACTCTGGACCGAAGTCTGCCTGGCCTTCCCCGCTCTGGATGCACTCAGGGAAGGGTACGAGGTCTATGTCGTCGCCGACGCCATCGGCGGAACTTCAGTAGCGGCTCATGAGTTGGCTCTACGCCGCGTCGAACAAGCGGGTGGCAAACTGATTTCCAAGACACAGCTCTGGTGCGAGCTGCAGCGAGACTGGGCTCGCCAAGAGACCGTTCCTGGTTTCATGGACGTATTCGAGAACTGGGACGGCTTTAATCCAGAGAAAGATTTCAAAGGCTAA
- a CDS encoding nuclear transport factor 2 family protein, with amino-acid sequence MSNVYKKTANIKEAQAGSLAKPATFSSPLALLLDLLKKPADLEHVRQFTADNFIYVSLNYEHPELKAIMPWAGTTAGTEGLVQTFKDVNAYWSTLAFELQDTFENADGAAVFGYFTYRSTVLGKTVTSPLSILARAKDGKLTFVQFMEDTFATVRSFRESGTYHIKADPSGSTVEI; translated from the coding sequence ATGTCAAACGTCTACAAGAAAACCGCTAACATAAAAGAAGCGCAGGCTGGTAGCCTCGCGAAGCCGGCCACGTTCAGCAGCCCTTTGGCTCTCCTGCTGGACCTTCTGAAAAAACCCGCGGATCTCGAGCATGTCCGCCAATTTACGGCGGACAATTTCATCTATGTTTCACTCAATTATGAACATCCGGAACTAAAAGCCATCATGCCTTGGGCAGGGACGACAGCAGGAACCGAAGGCTTGGTCCAGACCTTCAAGGATGTGAACGCCTACTGGTCTACACTGGCATTCGAATTACAGGACACTTTTGAGAATGCCGACGGTGCTGCCGTCTTCGGTTATTTTACTTATCGCTCTACTGTTTTGGGTAAGACGGTCACCTCCCCCCTCTCGATTTTGGCTCGCGCCAAGGACGGTAAGTTAACTTTCGTACAGTTCATGGAAGATACCTTCGCCACAGTACGAAGTTTTCGCGAGAGTGGAACCTACCATATCAAAGCCGATCCCAGTGGTTCGACAGTGGAAATTTGA